The Streptomyces sp. NBC_00440 genome contains a region encoding:
- a CDS encoding CU044_5270 family protein gives MNALFRNRSGATTPSWRPADPTHEEESQEWREARERTELAALRAMVPPPAAPRLSPARHAELEAHLMNEINDTAVTSGAAKSRSTTGRPSVFGRLTPGRSMSLGAAAAVVAATVAGFAVTGSSGQTAVAAPAPLTVENSRATVALATVAERAAALAGSPGTAHRGTHRQEWALGMWDDGKHKPEQMPVTESRDRWNADGTGEAQDIKDGRIVHRTHLPAGSWEKFADFRSTPPTTVGGLADYLAKENPDTRASAYWTMDSVEALLREWTPGPAQTAAIDGLLAERSGLRALGPVKDRAGRQGQAYGVDFKGTVRWTIILDEHTGRILGTELSSIKTDPKMQLKPGDVEQYDTYLD, from the coding sequence ATGAACGCCCTGTTCCGGAACCGTTCTGGCGCAACCACCCCGTCCTGGCGTCCGGCGGACCCAACCCACGAGGAAGAGAGCCAGGAGTGGCGGGAAGCCCGGGAGCGCACCGAGCTCGCCGCGCTGCGTGCGATGGTCCCGCCGCCCGCCGCCCCCCGGCTTTCGCCCGCCCGTCACGCGGAACTTGAAGCACACCTGATGAACGAGATCAACGACACGGCCGTCACGTCCGGCGCCGCAAAGTCCCGCTCCACCACCGGCCGCCCCTCGGTCTTCGGCAGGCTGACGCCCGGCCGGTCGATGTCCCTCGGGGCGGCGGCCGCCGTCGTCGCAGCGACCGTGGCGGGGTTCGCCGTCACCGGCAGCAGCGGTCAGACGGCCGTCGCCGCGCCCGCCCCGCTCACGGTGGAGAACTCCCGGGCCACCGTGGCGCTCGCCACCGTCGCGGAGCGGGCCGCCGCCCTCGCCGGCTCCCCCGGCACCGCGCACCGCGGGACCCACCGCCAGGAGTGGGCACTGGGGATGTGGGACGACGGCAAGCACAAGCCGGAGCAGATGCCGGTGACCGAGTCCCGCGACCGCTGGAACGCCGACGGCACCGGTGAGGCGCAAGACATCAAGGACGGCCGGATCGTCCACCGCACGCACCTGCCGGCAGGGTCATGGGAGAAGTTCGCCGACTTCCGGAGCACGCCCCCGACCACCGTCGGCGGCCTCGCCGACTACCTGGCGAAGGAGAACCCCGACACCCGCGCCAGCGCGTACTGGACGATGGACTCCGTGGAGGCGCTGCTGCGTGAGTGGACGCCCGGCCCCGCCCAGACGGCCGCGATCGACGGCCTGCTCGCCGAGCGGTCCGGCCTGCGTGCCCTCGGCCCGGTCAAGGACCGTGCGGGGCGCCAGGGCCAGGCGTACGGCGTGGACTTCAAGGGGACGGTGCGGTGGACGATCATCCTCGACGAGCACACCGGACGCATCCTGGGCACGGAGCTCTCCAGCATCAAGACCGACCCGAAGATGCAGCTCAAGCCCGGTGACGTCGAGCAGTACGACACCTACCTCGACTGA
- a CDS encoding deoxyxylulose-5-phosphate synthase, protein MAHAKTSYVCLSCRVSYKQPYDRTRQRTCPRCAAPMIHAGSAFAPPRRRDLAAWRTLTVLLNAGVGFHKSCCGGPGYRPRTLREIRERMTHARRSGEPVAEALGRRNVP, encoded by the coding sequence ATGGCCCATGCGAAGACCTCGTACGTCTGCCTCTCATGCCGGGTCTCGTACAAGCAGCCCTACGACCGTACGAGGCAGCGGACCTGTCCACGCTGTGCGGCACCGATGATTCATGCAGGATCGGCGTTCGCCCCGCCCCGGCGGCGGGACCTCGCAGCATGGCGGACTCTCACCGTGCTGCTGAACGCTGGCGTGGGCTTCCACAAGAGCTGTTGTGGCGGACCTGGCTACCGGCCCCGGACTCTCCGGGAGATACGCGAGCGGATGACACATGCCCGGCGCAGTGGCGAACCAGTCGCCGAGGCGCTCGGACGACGCAACGTGCCCTGA
- a CDS encoding sensor histidine kinase: MQPTTAWQAMAQRPLSFLTSSWPWRSLAYLSGGVLVGAVAVLVFTLGLAAGLIFLVALIGVAPLVGLVFASTVVATVERRRLRLVDLDHVSDPHRVPEAPGLRGWVSTRLKEQATWRELMFTLLSAVALWWLDLMVLGFSFGLPATTIASTDGDTWPWTVFGVLVLLSTPYTVTSWAGARAAMARSFLAPRDRELGEELREVRASQSRLLDSFDAERIRIERDLHDGAQQHLVSLGMTLGLMRLDTGPGSSQDELLTQAERQLSTVHKELRALIRGLNPPVLADHGLVAAIEDYAGRFPIPVTVDLKLPERLPRKLETTMYYLINEAMTNIAKHSGAKTAAVHGRYHCDLLILDIKDDGRGGLDPAGSGVTGLADRVTALDGRMRVSSPSGGPTLLHVEVPCRFA, encoded by the coding sequence ATGCAACCCACAACGGCCTGGCAGGCCATGGCTCAGCGGCCGCTGAGCTTTCTGACCTCCAGCTGGCCCTGGCGGTCCCTCGCGTATCTGAGCGGCGGTGTCCTGGTCGGGGCGGTGGCGGTCCTCGTCTTCACCCTCGGCCTGGCCGCGGGCCTGATCTTCCTGGTCGCACTGATCGGTGTCGCGCCCCTGGTCGGCCTGGTCTTCGCCTCCACCGTGGTCGCCACGGTGGAGCGCCGTCGGCTGCGCCTCGTCGACCTCGACCACGTCAGCGACCCGCACCGTGTCCCGGAGGCCCCGGGGCTGCGCGGCTGGGTCTCCACCCGGCTCAAGGAGCAGGCGACGTGGCGGGAGTTGATGTTCACGCTGCTGTCGGCCGTCGCCCTGTGGTGGCTCGACCTGATGGTGCTCGGTTTCTCGTTCGGGCTGCCGGCCACGACCATCGCCTCGACGGACGGTGACACCTGGCCGTGGACGGTGTTCGGGGTACTGGTGCTGCTCTCCACGCCGTACACGGTGACCTCGTGGGCGGGGGCCCGTGCCGCCATGGCCCGTTCCTTCCTCGCCCCGCGGGACCGGGAGCTCGGCGAGGAGCTGCGTGAGGTGCGCGCCTCCCAGTCGCGGCTTCTGGACTCCTTCGACGCCGAGCGGATCCGTATCGAGCGGGACCTCCACGACGGAGCCCAGCAGCACCTGGTGTCGCTGGGTATGACGCTGGGTCTGATGCGCCTGGACACCGGGCCGGGCTCGTCCCAGGACGAGCTGCTCACCCAGGCCGAGCGTCAGCTGTCGACCGTACACAAGGAGTTGCGGGCTCTGATCCGGGGTCTGAACCCACCGGTGCTCGCCGATCACGGGCTCGTCGCGGCGATCGAGGACTACGCGGGCCGGTTCCCGATCCCCGTGACGGTGGATCTGAAACTGCCCGAGCGGCTGCCCAGGAAGCTTGAGACGACGATGTACTACCTGATAAACGAGGCCATGACGAACATCGCCAAACACAGCGGTGCCAAGACCGCCGCGGTGCACGGTCGCTACCATTGCGATCTGTTGATCCTCGACATCAAGGACGACGGCCGGGGCGGGCTGGATCCCGCGGGCAGCGGCGTGACAGGGCTCGCGGACCGGGTCACCGCTCTCGACGGCCGGATGCGGGTGTCGAGTCCGTCCGGTGGTCCCACCCTGTTGCACGTGGAGGTTCCGTGTCGCTTCGCCTGA
- a CDS encoding response regulator transcription factor, protein MSLRLIVAEDAVLLREGLVGLLERVGHDVVAAVGDADALLAAVRADRPDLIVTDVRMPPSLGDDGLRASVELRGEFPKLPVLVLSQYVERSYALRLLDSGGGAGVGYLLKERVGAVADFTAAIERVAAGGTVVDPEVIHQLVQLRHDPLERLSAREREVLSLIAEGRTNAILAKQLFISEAAVNKHIGNIFTKLDLPVATQGHRRVLAVLAYLRA, encoded by the coding sequence GTGTCGCTTCGCCTGATCGTGGCCGAGGACGCCGTTCTGTTGCGCGAAGGCCTGGTCGGGCTGCTCGAACGGGTCGGACACGACGTGGTGGCGGCGGTCGGCGATGCCGACGCTCTGCTTGCCGCGGTCCGCGCCGACCGCCCGGATCTGATCGTCACCGACGTACGGATGCCGCCGTCGCTCGGCGACGACGGGCTGCGGGCGTCGGTCGAACTGCGCGGGGAGTTCCCCAAGCTGCCTGTGCTCGTGCTCAGCCAGTACGTGGAACGCTCGTACGCCCTGCGCCTGCTGGACTCGGGCGGCGGTGCGGGGGTGGGCTATCTGCTCAAGGAGCGGGTGGGCGCGGTGGCGGACTTCACGGCCGCGATCGAGCGGGTCGCCGCCGGCGGAACGGTGGTGGACCCCGAGGTCATCCACCAGCTGGTCCAGCTGCGCCATGACCCGCTGGAGCGGCTCAGCGCCCGGGAGCGCGAGGTTCTCTCGCTGATCGCGGAGGGGCGCACCAACGCGATCCTGGCCAAGCAGCTGTTCATCAGCGAGGCGGCCGTGAACAAGCACATCGGCAACATCTTCACCAAGCTGGACCTTCCGGTGGCCACTCAGGGGCACCGCCGGGTCCTCGCGGTGCTGGCGTACCTGCGGGCCTGA
- a CDS encoding SDR family oxidoreductase, whose product MHVFVTGGTGTIGSAVVAELLGNGHTVLALARSDGSAQALESAGAKVLRGDLADLDVLRSGAAQCDGVISLAFGRDYSSPDALAQAIAEESAALATLGQELIGSDRPIVTVSGTPWVPGRASTEADPLPTDGPVGGRGRSVNALLDLASRGVRSTAVRMPRTVHNEGQGGFAGLLTDQARRTGVAGYPGDGTQRWPAVHALDAAVLFRLALESAPAGTAWHAVGDEGDAVRDIATVIGRRLGLPVEEVPQENFGPFGPIFAMDQPASSAHTRDALGWQPTHSSLLEDLETIQP is encoded by the coding sequence ATGCATGTCTTCGTCACCGGCGGTACCGGCACCATCGGCTCCGCCGTCGTCGCCGAACTCCTCGGCAACGGCCACACCGTTCTCGCACTGGCTCGCTCGGACGGCTCCGCGCAAGCCCTTGAAAGTGCTGGTGCCAAGGTGCTGCGAGGAGACCTGGCGGACCTCGACGTCCTGCGGTCCGGCGCAGCGCAGTGCGACGGCGTGATCAGTCTGGCGTTCGGACGCGACTACAGCAGTCCGGACGCTCTCGCGCAGGCCATCGCCGAGGAGAGCGCCGCTCTCGCCACGCTGGGGCAGGAACTCATCGGAAGCGACCGCCCGATCGTCACGGTCTCCGGGACTCCCTGGGTGCCGGGACGCGCCTCCACCGAGGCCGATCCGCTGCCGACCGACGGACCGGTGGGTGGTCGGGGCCGTTCGGTCAATGCACTGCTGGACCTCGCCTCGCGCGGTGTGCGCAGCACGGCTGTCCGCATGCCGCGCACGGTCCACAACGAGGGCCAGGGCGGATTCGCCGGCCTGTTGACCGATCAAGCGCGCCGCACCGGGGTGGCCGGCTACCCGGGCGACGGCACCCAGCGCTGGCCGGCCGTGCACGCGCTCGACGCAGCCGTCCTGTTCCGGCTGGCCCTTGAGTCCGCACCGGCCGGGACGGCCTGGCACGCCGTCGGCGACGAGGGCGACGCGGTGCGGGACATCGCCACAGTCATCGGCCGGCGACTGGGCCTGCCGGTCGAGGAGGTTCCGCAGGAGAACTTCGGCCCGTTCGGCCCGATCTTCGCCATGGACCAGCCGGCGTCCAGCGCCCACACCCGCGATGCCCTCGGGTGGCAGCCGACCCACTCCAGCCTCCTCGAAGACCTGGAAACCATTCAGCCCTGA
- a CDS encoding transposase family protein — MSEQLADERASAAPAPGQVGGRAVMLVPHRTPDMEETMLPPDYQRILATVRQAAGPGMARQVGDALGIDASERSKLEPLRGKLVDLLRRHLKVIRSRWRILPPGKIAVIVLAKLRHDQRLADMAGGNNVSESTVRRCRDELIALLAAQAPRLDRALKKVARQGGEVVLIYGTLFATQRRTRNADRRNYSGKHHRHGLHFLALTDGRGRLIWISARPARPHPRQHRRPPRPPPGPPARRRPRGPGGPGLPRPGQRRTRPLDRHRLPRHPHPQARPGQKTANRVLANGRAPVEHGFAHLKNWRILTKLRTEPARATCLLRALLVLTNLEVNR; from the coding sequence GTGAGCGAACAGCTTGCCGACGAACGCGCCTCGGCCGCGCCGGCGCCCGGGCAGGTGGGCGGACGAGCGGTGATGCTGGTCCCGCACCGAACGCCGGACATGGAGGAGACCATGCTCCCGCCGGACTACCAGCGCATCCTTGCCACCGTGCGGCAGGCCGCCGGACCGGGCATGGCCCGGCAGGTCGGCGACGCCCTGGGAATCGATGCCAGCGAGCGGTCCAAGCTGGAGCCTCTGCGTGGGAAGCTGGTCGATCTGCTGCGGCGTCACCTGAAAGTAATCCGGTCCAGGTGGCGGATCCTGCCGCCCGGGAAGATCGCGGTGATCGTCCTGGCTAAGCTGCGCCACGACCAGCGCCTGGCCGACATGGCCGGCGGCAACAACGTGTCCGAGTCGACCGTCCGCCGCTGTCGCGACGAGCTGATTGCCCTGCTCGCCGCGCAGGCGCCGCGCCTGGACCGCGCCCTGAAGAAGGTCGCCCGGCAGGGCGGGGAGGTGGTCCTGATCTACGGCACCCTCTTCGCCACCCAACGCCGCACCAGGAATGCCGACCGGCGCAACTACTCCGGCAAACACCACCGGCACGGCCTGCACTTCCTCGCCCTGACCGACGGGCGGGGCCGCCTGATCTGGATATCCGCCCGCCCGGCCCGGCCGCACCCACGACAACACCGCCGCCCGCCACGACCACCTCCAGGCCCACCTGCGCGCCGCCGGCCTCGGGGCCCTGGCGGACCTGGGCTTCCGCGGCCTGGACAACGGCGTACTCGACCCCTTGATCGTCACCGGCTTCCACGCCACCCGCACCCACAAGCTCGCCCCGGCCAGAAGACCGCCAACCGCGTCCTCGCCAACGGACGCGCACCGGTCGAGCACGGCTTCGCCCACCTCAAGAATTGGCGGATCCTCACCAAACTCCGCACCGAACCGGCCCGCGCCACCTGCCTCCTGCGCGCCCTGCTCGTCCTGACGAACCTCGAAGTCAACCGCTGA
- a CDS encoding chitinase: MSLPRVLPRTRSRVVAVLSAAAVASGLAVAVPAGPASAAGAFVVSQAQFDQLFPGRNSFYTYRGLVTALRTYPGFTTTGSDAVRKREAAAFLANVSHETGGLRYVVEQNKANYPHYCDRSQPYGCPAGQSAYYGRGPLQLSWNFNYKAAGDALHIDLLHNPYQVERDAAVSWETGLWFWNSQKGAGTTTPHDAVVNGRGFGETIRSINGDLECNGKNPAERNDRINLYKKFVAVLGTDPGGNLSC, from the coding sequence ATGTCCCTGCCTCGCGTCTTGCCCCGGACCCGATCGCGTGTTGTGGCCGTGTTGAGCGCCGCCGCAGTCGCGAGCGGGCTGGCGGTCGCCGTACCGGCGGGGCCGGCCTCCGCCGCGGGGGCGTTCGTGGTCAGCCAGGCGCAGTTCGATCAGCTGTTTCCTGGCAGGAACAGCTTCTACACCTACCGGGGCCTGGTCACCGCTCTTCGCACCTACCCGGGGTTCACCACCACCGGGAGCGATGCGGTGCGCAAGCGCGAGGCGGCGGCCTTCTTGGCCAACGTCAGCCACGAAACCGGCGGTCTGAGGTACGTCGTCGAGCAGAACAAGGCCAACTACCCCCACTACTGCGACCGGAGTCAGCCCTACGGCTGCCCCGCCGGCCAGAGCGCCTACTACGGGCGCGGCCCGCTCCAGCTGAGCTGGAACTTCAACTACAAGGCGGCCGGGGACGCCCTCCACATCGACCTGCTGCACAACCCGTACCAGGTGGAGCGGGACGCGGCCGTGTCCTGGGAGACCGGCCTGTGGTTCTGGAACAGCCAGAAGGGCGCCGGAACGACGACCCCGCACGACGCGGTGGTCAACGGACGGGGCTTCGGTGAGACGATCCGCAGCATCAACGGCGACCTGGAGTGCAACGGCAAAAACCCCGCCGAACGCAACGACCGGATCAACCTCTACAAGAAGTTCGTCGCCGTTCTCGGCACCGATCCGGGCGGCAACCTCTCCTGCTGA
- a CDS encoding NUDIX domain-containing protein: MFGRKPAILIAVGEPLTRRFLRLTGQKSTNPPASPGGRVEPGETAAEAAVREVLEESGLRVSVGELLWVRE; this comes from the coding sequence TTGTTCGGCCGCAAACCCGCCATACTCATAGCTGTCGGTGAACCACTCACGCGTCGGTTCCTGCGACTCACCGGCCAGAAATCGACGAACCCGCCTGCTTCGCCCGGCGGACGTGTCGAGCCTGGTGAGACGGCTGCCGAAGCAGCAGTCCGTGAGGTACTGGAGGAGTCTGGATTGCGGGTCAGTGTCGGTGAACTGCTCTGGGTCCGCGAGTAA
- a CDS encoding RNA polymerase sigma factor, which produces MTHSTHARLREGDPAALAEAFREHADAVYRHALWSTGNWATAQDVVSLTYLEAWRSRERLRPEETGSLRPWLLGIATNVLRNTARSARRHQRALARMPRADIVADFAEEVTGRLADAERLAAAKAALEGLRRTEREVFTLCVWGGLDYASAAEALGIPVGTVRSRLSRARAKLRDSTGRPADRRDGTQGAPGRELPQGSGQIQRVNSIPARTTQENLT; this is translated from the coding sequence GTGACTCACTCAACCCATGCCCGTCTCCGCGAAGGTGACCCGGCCGCGCTCGCCGAGGCGTTCCGGGAGCACGCGGACGCCGTGTACCGCCATGCCCTGTGGTCCACGGGAAACTGGGCCACGGCCCAGGACGTCGTCTCCCTCACCTATCTGGAGGCGTGGCGCTCTCGCGAGCGGCTACGCCCGGAGGAGACCGGCAGTCTGCGCCCGTGGCTGCTGGGCATCGCCACCAATGTCCTGCGTAACACGGCCCGTTCGGCCCGGCGGCATCAGAGAGCCCTGGCCCGGATGCCGCGCGCGGACATCGTCGCGGACTTCGCCGAGGAGGTGACGGGGCGGCTGGCGGACGCCGAACGGCTGGCGGCGGCCAAGGCAGCGCTGGAGGGGCTGCGGCGCACCGAGCGCGAGGTGTTCACCCTGTGTGTCTGGGGCGGGCTGGACTACGCGTCCGCCGCCGAGGCCCTGGGCATACCCGTCGGCACCGTGCGCTCCCGGCTGTCCCGCGCCCGCGCCAAGCTGCGCGACTCCACCGGGCGCCCGGCCGACCGACGCGACGGCACACAGGGCGCACCCGGTCGGGAACTTCCCCAAGGCAGCGGACAGATACAGCGCGTAAACAGTATTCCGGCTCGAACCACCCAGGAGAACCTCACATGA
- a CDS encoding ABC transporter ATP-binding protein has product MTTTSHPTPTQDAVELHDVRKVHGTGGRQVTALDGVSFSFRRGTFTAIMGPSGSGKSTLLQCAAGLEQPSDGQIILAGVDIGRQNETQRTELRRKHVGFVFQAFNLVESLTAAQNVELPSRFAGCKVSREQVSTALASVGLADRAGHWPSEMSGGQQQRVALARALVTRPDVLFADEPTGALDTVTSREVLRMMRMLVDREGQTTLMVTHDPVAAAHADVVVFLKDGRIADRIHLDHQVGADKAAAIATHMARLEA; this is encoded by the coding sequence ATGACGACGACGAGCCACCCCACCCCCACGCAGGACGCGGTCGAACTCCACGATGTGCGCAAGGTCCACGGCACCGGCGGACGGCAGGTCACCGCTCTGGACGGCGTCTCGTTCTCCTTCCGCCGCGGCACCTTCACCGCGATCATGGGCCCCTCCGGTTCCGGCAAGTCGACCCTGCTGCAGTGCGCGGCCGGTCTTGAGCAGCCGTCCGACGGGCAGATCATCCTGGCCGGCGTGGACATCGGCCGCCAGAACGAGACGCAGCGCACGGAACTGCGACGCAAGCACGTCGGCTTCGTATTCCAGGCCTTCAACCTGGTGGAGTCCCTGACGGCGGCACAGAACGTGGAGCTGCCGTCCCGGTTCGCCGGCTGCAAGGTCAGCCGCGAGCAGGTCTCCACGGCGCTCGCCTCCGTGGGGCTCGCCGACCGAGCCGGGCACTGGCCCAGCGAGATGTCCGGCGGCCAGCAGCAGCGCGTAGCCCTCGCCCGTGCCCTCGTCACCCGGCCCGACGTCCTCTTCGCGGACGAGCCGACCGGCGCCCTGGACACCGTCACCTCCCGCGAGGTGCTGCGGATGATGCGGATGCTGGTCGACCGCGAGGGTCAGACCACCCTGATGGTCACCCACGACCCGGTCGCCGCCGCCCACGCCGACGTCGTCGTCTTCCTCAAGGACGGCCGGATCGCCGACCGTATCCACCTCGACCACCAAGTCGGCGCCGACAAGGCCGCGGCGATCGCCACCCACATGGCCCGGCTGGAGGCCTGA
- a CDS encoding ABC transporter permease has product MLILANVRERWSSFLGAFVAVLVGVALITTTLVIYDSARAKVQPRYEGTAALVLPKQAVDTDGSPEDRMPWSRTEAEPLVSGLTKIPGVADAVVDRSFYAQAIKNGTPVTDEGADESGHGFASARMAPYRLVSGRAPVTANEVVVDRDLGAAVGSELTVNITKGREQFRVVGTVDGPGYYFSEQFAARHQPGVATIALIPDKGADTGAIVSGAKKAIGDHGSVVSGDGRSELQPEYIEHKRFLGVQLISAMALLGLFTTVFVVASMLVLSTGMRRREIGLLRTIGASPQQIRHMILGEAAVVGLAGSIAGCLAGVAATPLLLSILKGLDVTPPGMEITVAAWPLLTGSLVGIGVSVIGAWSAGRKAAKVAPIEALLDSRSANQGMGRGRWIAGLSVLGLGALLAIGTATSTADNRVNMAIFATMTLIVAAALLTPAFIGPAGRFLTAPFQRGGKAAPVLIRAELVANPRRAASLVAPVIAAVGFAVLLSGMVSTMRVAYPAGEALKVAGQTIVTPDGTPGNTDEVVADNPVGKAALPTRAFVETKNGKNSEQPGASTVLDVLGSRDAKWNKQGEAVLGKKTAGDLGLKQGQKVPVRFTDGATVTLRVSQVLPDDPARGDFVVARDLVRAHDPAALTDDIFVPGNAKASAAAPGVALHDAAAYALADYNTDAKLTESLAMMVIVIAVGYSVIAVANSMAMAAHGRRRDFEVMKSAGGTVRQLLFTSAGETALVIVIGAALGVLVTLPPLAGMAAGLSEATSSDVGLHLNSGVVIVAIIGTLMAALLAGAAVTSRTLKRQAA; this is encoded by the coding sequence ATGCTGATTCTCGCGAACGTCCGTGAACGCTGGTCCAGTTTCCTCGGCGCCTTCGTCGCCGTCCTGGTCGGCGTGGCCCTGATCACCACCACCCTGGTCATCTACGACTCCGCCCGCGCCAAGGTCCAGCCCCGCTACGAGGGCACCGCCGCCCTCGTCCTGCCGAAGCAGGCCGTCGACACCGACGGCAGCCCCGAGGACCGGATGCCGTGGAGCAGGACCGAGGCCGAGCCGCTCGTCTCCGGCCTGACGAAGATCCCCGGCGTCGCCGATGCCGTGGTCGACCGCTCCTTCTACGCCCAGGCGATCAAGAACGGCACGCCCGTCACCGACGAGGGCGCCGACGAGTCCGGGCACGGCTTCGCCAGCGCGCGCATGGCGCCGTACCGGCTGGTCTCCGGCCGCGCTCCCGTCACCGCGAACGAGGTCGTGGTCGACCGTGACCTCGGCGCCGCCGTGGGCAGCGAGCTGACCGTCAACATCACCAAGGGCCGGGAGCAGTTCCGGGTCGTCGGCACGGTGGACGGCCCCGGCTACTACTTCAGCGAGCAGTTCGCGGCCCGCCACCAGCCGGGCGTGGCCACCATCGCCCTGATCCCCGACAAGGGCGCCGACACCGGCGCGATCGTCTCCGGTGCGAAGAAGGCTATCGGCGACCACGGCAGCGTCGTCTCCGGCGACGGCCGGTCCGAACTGCAACCCGAATACATCGAGCACAAGCGCTTCCTGGGCGTCCAGCTCATCAGTGCCATGGCCCTCCTCGGCCTGTTCACCACGGTCTTCGTGGTCGCCTCCATGCTGGTCCTGTCCACCGGGATGCGCCGCCGCGAGATCGGCCTGCTGCGCACCATCGGCGCCTCGCCCCAGCAGATCCGCCACATGATCCTCGGCGAGGCCGCCGTGGTCGGGCTCGCCGGTTCGATCGCCGGCTGCCTGGCGGGCGTGGCCGCCACCCCGCTGCTGCTGTCCATCCTCAAGGGCCTGGACGTGACGCCGCCCGGCATGGAGATCACCGTCGCTGCCTGGCCGCTGCTCACGGGCTCCCTGGTCGGCATCGGCGTCAGCGTGATCGGCGCCTGGAGCGCGGGCCGGAAGGCCGCCAAGGTCGCCCCCATCGAAGCGCTGCTCGACAGCCGCTCGGCCAACCAGGGCATGGGGCGCGGTCGTTGGATCGCCGGTCTCTCCGTCCTGGGCCTGGGCGCCCTGCTCGCGATCGGCACCGCCACGTCGACCGCCGACAACCGCGTCAACATGGCGATCTTCGCCACCATGACGCTGATCGTCGCGGCGGCCCTGCTCACCCCGGCATTCATCGGCCCGGCCGGCCGCTTCCTGACCGCACCGTTCCAGCGCGGCGGCAAGGCCGCCCCGGTCCTCATCCGCGCCGAGCTGGTCGCCAACCCGCGCCGCGCCGCCTCGCTGGTGGCCCCGGTGATCGCCGCTGTCGGCTTCGCGGTACTGCTCAGCGGCATGGTGTCGACCATGCGGGTCGCCTACCCGGCCGGTGAGGCGCTGAAGGTCGCGGGCCAGACGATCGTCACGCCGGACGGCACGCCCGGCAACACCGACGAGGTCGTCGCCGACAACCCCGTGGGGAAGGCGGCGCTGCCGACCCGGGCCTTCGTGGAAACGAAGAACGGCAAGAACAGCGAGCAGCCCGGGGCGTCCACCGTCCTGGACGTCCTGGGCAGCCGAGACGCGAAGTGGAACAAGCAGGGCGAGGCCGTCCTCGGCAAGAAGACGGCCGGCGACCTGGGGCTGAAGCAGGGCCAGAAGGTCCCGGTCCGCTTCACGGACGGCGCCACCGTCACCCTCCGCGTCTCCCAGGTACTGCCCGACGACCCGGCCCGCGGCGACTTCGTGGTCGCCCGAGACCTGGTCCGCGCCCACGACCCGGCCGCGCTCACCGACGACATCTTCGTCCCGGGCAATGCCAAGGCCTCGGCCGCGGCCCCCGGAGTCGCGCTGCACGACGCCGCCGCGTACGCCCTGGCTGACTACAACACCGACGCCAAGCTCACCGAGTCGCTCGCCATGATGGTGATCGTCATCGCCGTCGGCTACAGCGTGATCGCCGTCGCCAACTCCATGGCCATGGCCGCCCACGGCCGGCGCCGCGACTTCGAGGTGATGAAGTCGGCCGGCGGCACCGTCCGCCAGCTCCTGTTCACCTCTGCCGGCGAGACCGCCCTGGTCATCGTCATCGGCGCCGCCCTCGGTGTACTGGTGACGCTGCCCCCGCTGGCCGGCATGGCGGCCGGTCTCTCCGAGGCCACCTCGTCGGACGTGGGCCTGCACCTGAACTCGGGTGTCGTCATCGTCGCGATCATCGGCACCCTGATGGCGGCGCTGCTCGCGGGGGCTGCCGTCACATCGAGGACGCTGAAGAGGCAGGCCGCCTGA